One part of the Andrena cerasifolii isolate SP2316 chromosome 4, iyAndCera1_principal, whole genome shotgun sequence genome encodes these proteins:
- the LOC143368106 gene encoding solute carrier family 35 member F5 isoform X3, producing MSCSVELRQRRQQGMAEDPHKLAAMMNKSQRLVLGLLVLLLVDIIWVSSSELTKYIYREAAFEKPFFSTYVKTSMFTLYLLGLCFWPPWRDQCNKPATYMFIDPNVEDDNFYSEANTSLSDPTFVPIKTPDHCDRSSGTESDDSSIRSVRFSKLAEVRHMSESDATEALLARLSYQASLRAGEHARRQANKFSVQKVAKIALMFCIFWFMANYTYQISLAKTEAGVVTVLSSTSSLFTLFLAAFFPSNGGDKFTLSKLVAVSVSILGLVCTILLCNEAYGTRNVLVGLSDLTIETSRIPTGIILALVSAFFYAAYIVFLKRKVDHEDKMDIPMFFGFVGLFNLTLLWPLFFILHYGHWEEFEWPDTHQWTFLLINGLIGTVLSEVLWLWGCFLTSSLIATLAVSLTMPMSMIADVLLKKVEYPCIFYLGTIPMLLAFLTVSLLSYYDNWDPVMDLIKRIYIWICRRNRSTRIPDLEAEQTESLIGINSGEHEA from the exons ATGAGCTGCTCCGTAGAATTACGACAGCGTAGACAGCAGGGGATGGCGGAGGATCCTCACAAGCTCGCAGCGATGATGAATAAATCTCAGAGACTTGTCTTGGGACTGTTGGTTCTGTTGTTAGTCGACATAATTTGGGTCTCCAGTTCCGAACTTACTAAA TACATTTATAGAGAAGCAGCGTTTGAAAAGCCGTTCTTTAGTACATACGTGAAAACATCAATGTTTACGCTTTATCTGCTTGGTTTATGTTTTTGGCCTCCCTGGAGAGACCAGTGCAATAAACCAGCGACGTATATG TTCATAGATCCCAATGTGGAAGATGATAATTTCTATTCAGAAGCTAATACAAGTTTG AGTGATCCAACATTTGTTCCAATAAAAACACCAGATCACTGTGATCGTTCTTCAGGCACTGAAAGCGATGATTCGTCGATACggtctgtaagattcagtaAACTAGCCGAAGTCAGGCACATGTCGGAAAGTGATGCGACAGAAGCATTATTAGCGAGACTCAGTTACCAAGCCAGCTTAAGAGCGGGGGAGCACGCAAGGCGGCAAGCCAATAAGTTTTCGGTTCAGAAAGTTGCTAAAATCGCACTTATGTTTTGTATATTT TGGTTTATGGCAAATTATACCTATCAAATATCATTAGCGAAAACCGAGGCGGGAGTGGTGACGGTGCTGTCCTCCACTTCTAGCTTATTCACGTTATTCCTCGCTGCCTTTTTCCCGAGCAACGGAGGAGATAAATTTACCTTGTCTAAGCTAGTTGCTGTCTCTGTCAGCATTCTCGGACTAGTATGTACAATCTTGCTTTGCAACGAAGCTTACGGGACGAGAAAT GTGTTAGTGGGCCTCTCGGATTTAACCATAGAGACCAGTAGAATACCAACAGGCATAATTTTAGCGCTAGTCAGTGCATTTTTTTATGCAGCTTACATTGTATTTTTAAAGAGGAAAGTGGATCACGAAGATAAGATGGATATTCCAATGTTTTTCGGCTTCGTCGGGCTCTTCAATCTGACGCTTTTGTGGCCGTTGTTCTTTATCCTTCATTACGGCCATTGGGAGGAGTTCGAGTGGCCGGACACGCATCAGTGGACATTTTTACTTATCAATGGCCTGATCGGTACAGTTTTAAGCGAAGTACTTTGGCTGTG GGGTTGTTTTTTAACATCATCCCTCATAGCAACTTTGGCAGTTAGTTTAACTATGCCAATGTCGATGATAGCTGATGTTTTACTTAAAAAAGTCGAATATCCCTGCATTTTCTACTTAGGAACCATTCCGATGCTTTTAGCATTTCTGACTGTATCTCTTCTGTCCTACTACGATAACTGGGACCCGGTCATGGATTTAATTAAGAGAATATACATTTGGATATGCAGGAGAAACAGGTCGACAAG GATACCAGATCTCGAAGCAGAGCAAACAGAATCCCTAATAGGAATAAATAGCGGTGAACACGAAGCTTAA
- the LOC143368106 gene encoding solute carrier family 35 member F5 isoform X1 encodes MVTGSCSDAITRRDQCYHDAIIKQEEGIRNIMSCSVELRQRRQQGMAEDPHKLAAMMNKSQRLVLGLLVLLLVDIIWVSSSELTKYIYREAAFEKPFFSTYVKTSMFTLYLLGLCFWPPWRDQCNKPATYMFIDPNVEDDNFYSEANTSLSDPTFVPIKTPDHCDRSSGTESDDSSIRSVRFSKLAEVRHMSESDATEALLARLSYQASLRAGEHARRQANKFSVQKVAKIALMFCIFWFMANYTYQISLAKTEAGVVTVLSSTSSLFTLFLAAFFPSNGGDKFTLSKLVAVSVSILGLVCTILLCNEAYGTRNVLVGLSDLTIETSRIPTGIILALVSAFFYAAYIVFLKRKVDHEDKMDIPMFFGFVGLFNLTLLWPLFFILHYGHWEEFEWPDTHQWTFLLINGLIGTVLSEVLWLWGCFLTSSLIATLAVSLTMPMSMIADVLLKKVEYPCIFYLGTIPMLLAFLTVSLLSYYDNWDPVMDLIKRIYIWICRRNRSTRIPDLEAEQTESLIGINSGEHEA; translated from the exons ATGGTTACGGGTAGTTGTTCCGACGCGATAACGAGACG AGATCAATGCTATCACGATGCCATAATCAAGCAGGAGGAAGGTATTAGGAATATCATGAGCTGCTCCGTAGAATTACGACAGCGTAGACAGCAGGGGATGGCGGAGGATCCTCACAAGCTCGCAGCGATGATGAATAAATCTCAGAGACTTGTCTTGGGACTGTTGGTTCTGTTGTTAGTCGACATAATTTGGGTCTCCAGTTCCGAACTTACTAAA TACATTTATAGAGAAGCAGCGTTTGAAAAGCCGTTCTTTAGTACATACGTGAAAACATCAATGTTTACGCTTTATCTGCTTGGTTTATGTTTTTGGCCTCCCTGGAGAGACCAGTGCAATAAACCAGCGACGTATATG TTCATAGATCCCAATGTGGAAGATGATAATTTCTATTCAGAAGCTAATACAAGTTTG AGTGATCCAACATTTGTTCCAATAAAAACACCAGATCACTGTGATCGTTCTTCAGGCACTGAAAGCGATGATTCGTCGATACggtctgtaagattcagtaAACTAGCCGAAGTCAGGCACATGTCGGAAAGTGATGCGACAGAAGCATTATTAGCGAGACTCAGTTACCAAGCCAGCTTAAGAGCGGGGGAGCACGCAAGGCGGCAAGCCAATAAGTTTTCGGTTCAGAAAGTTGCTAAAATCGCACTTATGTTTTGTATATTT TGGTTTATGGCAAATTATACCTATCAAATATCATTAGCGAAAACCGAGGCGGGAGTGGTGACGGTGCTGTCCTCCACTTCTAGCTTATTCACGTTATTCCTCGCTGCCTTTTTCCCGAGCAACGGAGGAGATAAATTTACCTTGTCTAAGCTAGTTGCTGTCTCTGTCAGCATTCTCGGACTAGTATGTACAATCTTGCTTTGCAACGAAGCTTACGGGACGAGAAAT GTGTTAGTGGGCCTCTCGGATTTAACCATAGAGACCAGTAGAATACCAACAGGCATAATTTTAGCGCTAGTCAGTGCATTTTTTTATGCAGCTTACATTGTATTTTTAAAGAGGAAAGTGGATCACGAAGATAAGATGGATATTCCAATGTTTTTCGGCTTCGTCGGGCTCTTCAATCTGACGCTTTTGTGGCCGTTGTTCTTTATCCTTCATTACGGCCATTGGGAGGAGTTCGAGTGGCCGGACACGCATCAGTGGACATTTTTACTTATCAATGGCCTGATCGGTACAGTTTTAAGCGAAGTACTTTGGCTGTG GGGTTGTTTTTTAACATCATCCCTCATAGCAACTTTGGCAGTTAGTTTAACTATGCCAATGTCGATGATAGCTGATGTTTTACTTAAAAAAGTCGAATATCCCTGCATTTTCTACTTAGGAACCATTCCGATGCTTTTAGCATTTCTGACTGTATCTCTTCTGTCCTACTACGATAACTGGGACCCGGTCATGGATTTAATTAAGAGAATATACATTTGGATATGCAGGAGAAACAGGTCGACAAG GATACCAGATCTCGAAGCAGAGCAAACAGAATCCCTAATAGGAATAAATAGCGGTGAACACGAAGCTTAA
- the LOC143368106 gene encoding solute carrier family 35 member F5 isoform X2: MSCSVELRQRRQQGMAEDPHKLAAMMNKSQRLVLGLLVLLLVDIIWVSSSELTKYIYREAAFEKPFFSTYVKTSMFTLYLLGLCFWPPWRDQCNKPATYMFIDPNVEDDNFYSEANTSLSDPTFVPIKTPDHCDRSSGTESDDSSIRSVRFSKLAEVRHMSESDATEALLARLSYQASLRAGEHARRQANKFSVQKVAKIALMFCIFWFMANYTYQISLAKTEAGVVTVLSSTSSLFTLFLAAFFPSNGGDKFTLSKLVAVSVSILGLVLVGLSDLTIETSRIPTGIILALVSAFFYAAYIVFLKRKVDHEDKMDIPMFFGFVGLFNLTLLWPLFFILHYGHWEEFEWPDTHQWTFLLINGLIGTVLSEVLWLWGCFLTSSLIATLAVSLTMPMSMIADVLLKKVEYPCIFYLGTIPMLLAFLTVSLLSYYDNWDPVMDLIKRIYIWICRRNRSTRIPDLEAEQTESLIGINSGEHEA, encoded by the exons ATGAGCTGCTCCGTAGAATTACGACAGCGTAGACAGCAGGGGATGGCGGAGGATCCTCACAAGCTCGCAGCGATGATGAATAAATCTCAGAGACTTGTCTTGGGACTGTTGGTTCTGTTGTTAGTCGACATAATTTGGGTCTCCAGTTCCGAACTTACTAAA TACATTTATAGAGAAGCAGCGTTTGAAAAGCCGTTCTTTAGTACATACGTGAAAACATCAATGTTTACGCTTTATCTGCTTGGTTTATGTTTTTGGCCTCCCTGGAGAGACCAGTGCAATAAACCAGCGACGTATATG TTCATAGATCCCAATGTGGAAGATGATAATTTCTATTCAGAAGCTAATACAAGTTTG AGTGATCCAACATTTGTTCCAATAAAAACACCAGATCACTGTGATCGTTCTTCAGGCACTGAAAGCGATGATTCGTCGATACggtctgtaagattcagtaAACTAGCCGAAGTCAGGCACATGTCGGAAAGTGATGCGACAGAAGCATTATTAGCGAGACTCAGTTACCAAGCCAGCTTAAGAGCGGGGGAGCACGCAAGGCGGCAAGCCAATAAGTTTTCGGTTCAGAAAGTTGCTAAAATCGCACTTATGTTTTGTATATTT TGGTTTATGGCAAATTATACCTATCAAATATCATTAGCGAAAACCGAGGCGGGAGTGGTGACGGTGCTGTCCTCCACTTCTAGCTTATTCACGTTATTCCTCGCTGCCTTTTTCCCGAGCAACGGAGGAGATAAATTTACCTTGTCTAAGCTAGTTGCTGTCTCTGTCAGCATTCTCGGACTA GTGTTAGTGGGCCTCTCGGATTTAACCATAGAGACCAGTAGAATACCAACAGGCATAATTTTAGCGCTAGTCAGTGCATTTTTTTATGCAGCTTACATTGTATTTTTAAAGAGGAAAGTGGATCACGAAGATAAGATGGATATTCCAATGTTTTTCGGCTTCGTCGGGCTCTTCAATCTGACGCTTTTGTGGCCGTTGTTCTTTATCCTTCATTACGGCCATTGGGAGGAGTTCGAGTGGCCGGACACGCATCAGTGGACATTTTTACTTATCAATGGCCTGATCGGTACAGTTTTAAGCGAAGTACTTTGGCTGTG GGGTTGTTTTTTAACATCATCCCTCATAGCAACTTTGGCAGTTAGTTTAACTATGCCAATGTCGATGATAGCTGATGTTTTACTTAAAAAAGTCGAATATCCCTGCATTTTCTACTTAGGAACCATTCCGATGCTTTTAGCATTTCTGACTGTATCTCTTCTGTCCTACTACGATAACTGGGACCCGGTCATGGATTTAATTAAGAGAATATACATTTGGATATGCAGGAGAAACAGGTCGACAAG GATACCAGATCTCGAAGCAGAGCAAACAGAATCCCTAATAGGAATAAATAGCGGTGAACACGAAGCTTAA
- the Bbs4 gene encoding Bardet-Biedl syndrome 4 isoform X2 — MANNILTNGRIQQQTTISQRLRNDKQKKAPEIPAIESNNWLLHRHYTRHEYKTCKTLIDQELTRSTGHNEYANYLKGLILRREGNIQDSLNCFQTAYNVNSTNVNNVKQIAKSLLIMGSHKRAIDAYLEAEKISTVPDWEVYLNLGECYMKLNQLHEAKRHLKRSIELTKNELPYIALAKACLLEDHVTEARDAYTAALGENPESTEAATELGLLYLKLGDVQRAFQQFGAALAHSPNCTKAILPIAYVIQNHQEYDVALSKYKVAAQSIPESHTLWNNVGMCFYGKQKFVAAISCLKRAHYLNPIAFLPAYNLGMVFLTTGQPASAAIYLCAAVTADPKNHMPYLLLGIALKRLDDLEGAERVLQRAHAFAPQDPLVLINYAIVLDALGKASSAVEFLTALNDITAVIDVDAQVTQTAKRLSAKLQQAKVSGNEEEGALGVDEV; from the exons ATGGCTAACAATATCCTCACGAATGGTCGTATTCAACAGCAAACAACTATTTCGCAACGGTTGAGAAACGATAAGCAGAAGAAAG CGCCGGAAATACCGGCGATAGAAAGCAACAACTGGCTGCTGCATCGCCATTACACCCGTCACGAGTACAAAACCTGCAAAACTCTGATCGATCAGGAATTGACGAGATCCACGGGACACAACGAATACGCGAATTACCTGAAA GGCTTGATACTCCGGCGAGAGGGGAACATTCAAGACTCGTTAAACTGCTTCCAGACTGCGTACAACGTGAACTCGACGAACGTTAATAACGTCAAGCAGATTGCCAAATCCCT TCTGATCATGGGCAGCCACAAGCGCGCGATCGACGCGTACTTGGAGGCCGAGAAGATATCGACTGTTCCTGATTGGGAAGTTTATCTGAACCTAG GCGAGTGCTACATGAAACTGAACCAGCTGCACGAAGCAAAAAGGCACCTGAAGAGATCGATCGAGCTAACGAAAAACGAGTTGCCGTACATCGCTCTAGCGAAAGCTTGCCTGCTCGAGGATCACGTTACAGAAGCGCGGGACGCTTACACCGCTGCTCTTGG GGAGAATCCAGAGAGCACCGAGGCCGCGACCGAGCTGGGGCTTCTGTACCTAAAACTGGGCGACGTGCAGCGGGCGTTCCAGCAATTCGGCGCCGCCCTGGCGCATTCCCCGAATTGCACCAAGGCGATCCTGCCGATCGCTTACGTGATCCAG AATCATCAGGAGTACGACGTGGCGTTGTCCAAGTACAAGGTGGCGGCGCAATCGATCCCTGAGTCGCACACCTTGTGGAACAACGTTGGAATGTGCTTTTACGGGAAGCAGAAATTCGTCGCG GCGATTAGCTGCTTGAAGAGGGCGCACTACCTGAACCCGATAGCCTTCCTCCCGGCGTACAATTTGGGGATGGTCTTTCTCACCACGGGCCAACCGGCGTCCGCTGCGATTTACTTGTGCGCCGCGGTCACCGCCGATCCGAAGAATCATATGCCGTATCTTCTGCTCGGGA TCGCCCTGAAACGTCTGGACGACCTGGAGGGCGCGGAGAGGGTGCTGCAAAGGGCGCACGCTTTCGCGCCTCAGGACCCACTGGTGCTGATTAATTACGCGATCGTTCTGGACGCGCTGGGCAAGGCAAGCAGCGCCGTCGAATTTTTAACAGCCCTCAACGATATCACGGCCGTGATCGACGTCGACGCGCAG GTAACGCAGACGGCGAAGAGACTGTCGGCGAAGCTCCAGCAAGCGAAGGTGTCCGGTAACGAGGAAGAAGGGGCCCTCGGCGTGGACGAAGTTTGA
- the Bbs4 gene encoding Bardet-Biedl syndrome 4 isoform X1: MANNILTNGRIQQQTTISQRLRNDKQKKAPEIPAIESNNWLLHRHYTRHEYKTCKTLIDQELTRSTGHNEYANYLKGLILRREGNIQDSLNCFQTAYNVNSTNVNNVKQIAKSLENPESTEAATELGLLYLKLGDVQRAFQQFGAALAHSPNCTKAILPIAYVIQNHQEYDVALSKYKVAAQSIPESHTLWNNVGMCFYGKQKFVAAISCLKRAHYLNPIAFLPAYNLGMVFLTTGQPASAAIYLCAAVTADPKNHMPYLLLGIALKRLDDLEGAERVLQRAHAFAPQDPLVLINYAIVLDALGKASSAVEFLTALNDITAVIDVDAQVTQTAKRLSAKLQQAKVSGNEEEGALGVDEV; the protein is encoded by the exons ATGGCTAACAATATCCTCACGAATGGTCGTATTCAACAGCAAACAACTATTTCGCAACGGTTGAGAAACGATAAGCAGAAGAAAG CGCCGGAAATACCGGCGATAGAAAGCAACAACTGGCTGCTGCATCGCCATTACACCCGTCACGAGTACAAAACCTGCAAAACTCTGATCGATCAGGAATTGACGAGATCCACGGGACACAACGAATACGCGAATTACCTGAAA GGCTTGATACTCCGGCGAGAGGGGAACATTCAAGACTCGTTAAACTGCTTCCAGACTGCGTACAACGTGAACTCGACGAACGTTAATAACGTCAAGCAGATTGCCAAATCCCT GGAGAATCCAGAGAGCACCGAGGCCGCGACCGAGCTGGGGCTTCTGTACCTAAAACTGGGCGACGTGCAGCGGGCGTTCCAGCAATTCGGCGCCGCCCTGGCGCATTCCCCGAATTGCACCAAGGCGATCCTGCCGATCGCTTACGTGATCCAG AATCATCAGGAGTACGACGTGGCGTTGTCCAAGTACAAGGTGGCGGCGCAATCGATCCCTGAGTCGCACACCTTGTGGAACAACGTTGGAATGTGCTTTTACGGGAAGCAGAAATTCGTCGCG GCGATTAGCTGCTTGAAGAGGGCGCACTACCTGAACCCGATAGCCTTCCTCCCGGCGTACAATTTGGGGATGGTCTTTCTCACCACGGGCCAACCGGCGTCCGCTGCGATTTACTTGTGCGCCGCGGTCACCGCCGATCCGAAGAATCATATGCCGTATCTTCTGCTCGGGA TCGCCCTGAAACGTCTGGACGACCTGGAGGGCGCGGAGAGGGTGCTGCAAAGGGCGCACGCTTTCGCGCCTCAGGACCCACTGGTGCTGATTAATTACGCGATCGTTCTGGACGCGCTGGGCAAGGCAAGCAGCGCCGTCGAATTTTTAACAGCCCTCAACGATATCACGGCCGTGATCGACGTCGACGCGCAG GTAACGCAGACGGCGAAGAGACTGTCGGCGAAGCTCCAGCAAGCGAAGGTGTCCGGTAACGAGGAAGAAGGGGCCCTCGGCGTGGACGAAGTTTGA